The DNA region GCGCTGTTCACCACGATGGCCGTGCTCGGGGCCGCGGTCAGCTCCTTCGACGCGGTGCGTGCCGGCTACGACGTGAAGAGCCTGCAGGAGTATGCGGCAGACCGGGCGGCGCGCCTTGAGCGATGACCGCCTGAGCGCACCCGGGTTCGGCGACCGGGTCCGTGCCGCCCTTGCCGCGTCCGGTCCGCTCTGCGTCGGGATCGACCCGCATCCGCAGCTGCTGGAGGCGTGGGGGCTGGCGGCCTCGGCCGCCGGCGCGCGCGAGTTCGGCCTGCGCGTGGTGGATGCCGCCGCCGGCCGGGTCGGCATCGTCAAACCGCAGGTGTCCTTCTTCGAGCGCTACGGCTCCGCGGGCTTCGCCGCCCTGGAGGACGTGCTGGGCGCGGCACGCGCAGCCGGTGTCCTGGTGATCGCGGACGCCAAGCGCGGCGACATCGGCACCACGATGGACGCGTACGCCGAGGCCTGGCTGACCCCCGGCTCCGCACTGGAGTCCGACGCGATGACGGTGAACCCGTTCCTGGGGATCGGCGCGCTGGAGGGAACGTTCGCGCTGGCCGAGCGCACCGGAAAGGGCGTGTTCGTCCTGGCCGCGACCAGCAACGCGGAGGCGTTCCCGCTGCAGCGCGCCACTCTGGCGGCAGGCGGGACGGTCTCGGCGGGTATCGTCGCGGAGGTCTCCGCGCACAACGCCGGCACGGCCGGCCACGGCTCGTGGGGCAGCATCGGCCTCGTGATCGGCTCCACCGTCGACTGGTCCGATGCCGGGCTGGACGCGCTGACCCCGCCCGCCCCGATCCTCGCGCCCGGCTTCGGTCACCAGGGCGCCGGGCCGGCTGACCTGCCCCGGCGGTTCGGCTCCTCCGCCCCGCTGGTCATCGCGTCCGAGAGCCGCAGCCTGCTGTCGGCAGGACCGGCCGGCCTCGCGCAGGCCATCGATTCGCGGGTTCAGGAGTACAGGAGCTGGCATGACTGACCCCCGGACTCCGGCCCCCACGGCCCCCCGTGCGGCTCCCGGCTCGCCGACGCGGCCCCCCGAGGTGGATCGTCTGGCGGCATCGCGTCGCGCGGTCGCCGCGCGCCGCGCCCGCGCCGCGTTGAAGAAGGACGTCGCGATGCGGGTGATCACCCCGCAGGAGCTGGCGCGCCGCGCCTTCGCCGATCCGACCTCTCCGGCCGGCACGATGCGTGTCACGGAGTACCTCACCAGCCTCCCCGCGATCGGCGAGGGCAAACGCGACCGCATCCTGGAGGAGCTGCAGATCTCGCCCGTCAAACGCCTCGGCGGGCTGGGTGCCCGTCAGCGCCGCGTGCTGAGCTCGTTCCTGGACGCCCGATGGCCGGAGCGGCAGGCCCGCGGCGGCCGCAGCCGGCTCGTCGTGCTCGCCGGACCGACTGCGGTGGGCAAGGGAACCGTCGCCGCGCGGATCCACGAACAGCACCCCGAGATCCACCTGTCCGTGTCCGCGACGACGCGACCGCCGCGACCCGGCGAGGTCGAGGGCCAGCACTACTTCTTCGTCGACGACGCCGAGTTCGATCGTCTGATCGAATCCGGCGAGCTCCTCGAACACGCCACCGTGCACAACAAGTACCGCTATGGCACGCCGCGACGGCCCATCGAGGAGGCGCTGGCGGCCGGACGGACGGTCCTGCTGGAGATCGATCTGCAGGGCGCACGACAGGTGCGTGCGGCTGAGCCGTCCGCGACGCTGGTGTTCCTGCTGCCGCCGAGCTGGGACGAACTGGTGCAGCGGCTCGTCGGCCGCGGCACCGAGGACGACGAGGAGCGGGCGCGGCGCCTGCGTACCGCGAAGGCCGAACTGGCCGCCCAGAACGAGTTCGATTTCCTCGTCGTCAACGACGACGTCGCCGCAGCGGCCCAGGAGGTCGTAGAATTGGTGGATGCGCCCGCGCGCCCATCTGCGCGCGTCTGAGAGCGCGAACACGTTTTCACCCGACATCCGTCGCAAAAACCCAGGAGGTTTCGCCGTGGCCGGAAAGAACCAGGGGATCATCGATCCCCCCATCGACAGCCTGCTTCAGAAGGTCGACTCGAAGTATCAGCTGGTCATCTACGCGTCCAAGCGCGCGCGCCAGATCAACGACTACTACTCCGACCTGCACGAGGGCAACCTGTTCGACAACGTCGGCCCGCTGGTCGACTCCACCGTCGAGGACAAGCCCCTCACGATCGCCCTGCACGAGATCCACGAGGACAAGCTCCGCCTTCGCCAGGCTGAGTGATCACGGCGATGCCGCATGCGCGCCGTCCATCCCGGGCGGCGCTGTGACACCGCGTGACGGCGGCGTCGGCCGCGGTCGCGATACTGGAGCGATCCGAGCCGACTCCGCCAGGAACCTGGAGCATCGATGACCGAGCTGCGTCTGTTCACCTCCGAATCCGTGACGGAGGGGCACCCGGACAAGATCTGCGACCAGATCTCGGACAGCATCCTCGATGCGATCCTCGCCGAGGATCCGCACGGTCGCGTCGCGGTCGAGACGCTGGTCACCACCGGACTGGTCCACGTCGCCGGTGAGGTCTCCACGAGCGCCTACGTCGAGATCCCCGCGATCGTGCGCGGCGTCGTGAACCGCATCGGCTACACCTCCAGCGACACCGGCTTCGACGGCGACTCCTGCGGTGTGAGCGTGTCGATCGGGGCGCAGTCCTCGGACATCGCCGCCGGCGTGGACAAGGCCTTCGAACGCCGCGAGGGCGGATCGACCGACCCCCGCGACGAGCAGGGCGCCGGCGATCAGGGCATCATGTTCGGCTACGCCACCACCGAGACGCCTCAGCTGATGCCGATGGCCGCGTGGAC from Microbacterium sp. zg-B185 includes:
- the rpoZ gene encoding DNA-directed RNA polymerase subunit omega produces the protein MAGKNQGIIDPPIDSLLQKVDSKYQLVIYASKRARQINDYYSDLHEGNLFDNVGPLVDSTVEDKPLTIALHEIHEDKLRLRQAE
- the gmk gene encoding guanylate kinase: MTDPRTPAPTAPRAAPGSPTRPPEVDRLAASRRAVAARRARAALKKDVAMRVITPQELARRAFADPTSPAGTMRVTEYLTSLPAIGEGKRDRILEELQISPVKRLGGLGARQRRVLSSFLDARWPERQARGGRSRLVVLAGPTAVGKGTVAARIHEQHPEIHLSVSATTRPPRPGEVEGQHYFFVDDAEFDRLIESGELLEHATVHNKYRYGTPRRPIEEALAAGRTVLLEIDLQGARQVRAAEPSATLVFLLPPSWDELVQRLVGRGTEDDEERARRLRTAKAELAAQNEFDFLVVNDDVAAAAQEVVELVDAPARPSARV
- the pyrF gene encoding orotidine-5'-phosphate decarboxylase; translation: MSDDRLSAPGFGDRVRAALAASGPLCVGIDPHPQLLEAWGLAASAAGAREFGLRVVDAAAGRVGIVKPQVSFFERYGSAGFAALEDVLGAARAAGVLVIADAKRGDIGTTMDAYAEAWLTPGSALESDAMTVNPFLGIGALEGTFALAERTGKGVFVLAATSNAEAFPLQRATLAAGGTVSAGIVAEVSAHNAGTAGHGSWGSIGLVIGSTVDWSDAGLDALTPPAPILAPGFGHQGAGPADLPRRFGSSAPLVIASESRSLLSAGPAGLAQAIDSRVQEYRSWHD